CTTGTTCTCGAGGACTTCCATTGTTGGATATGTTGCCGTGTACCAGGAACAAATTCTCCTGATTAGACTCCTTAGCTTCAGTTGAGCTCAAAGACATCTTCAGCACAATATTTGAAATGGTTGATGCAGAGGAATACTGACAAACATTTAAATAAGCAAGAACTAAACTGTATCAtcaaaatgacaaatatttgcCTCTTCCTCCAAGAGGCTCCTCCACATCAGCCTGTTGACCTGcaaatcaattttttcaaaaagcaAGGTTGGTTGGAAGCACTAGAAAAAGCTGAATGATACTCACATTTACTGTTAGTACAAACCCACCTAAATCGGAAATGTAAAGTAGAATAGACAAGCAAGAACAAGTGTAGTGTGAACAGGGAAAGCACATAAAAACTAAATCTCACAATCCCAACCAAACCCCACACTGCATCAAATAGTTAAAACTTGTCATTTATTGAGAACTAAACCAGGACCAAAACAACATCTGGGTTCAAACATTAAGGCACGTAGATTAACAAAGTAGTAACTTAGGGTGTGTTCAatatggaaaatgttttttgaTATTATCACGTTCCGTTGGTCaaaaattttggaaaatattttcactAGGAAAATAAGTTgcttaaaaatgagaaaaatgagttCCTTAATGGAAGTAGGGACATGTTTACAAGTGGCATTCCACATTGATTATGTCCTTCCCATCCTCCAACCCACCTCATATTCACCCCCACACCTTGTAGCCCCCACCATCCAACCCCATCTCTCATAGTATTTgtctatattatatataaatagtttTAGGATAATAATTTTTGCATGCATACCCAacacaagaaaataagtaagaagCCAAATTTTCCTTATAAACATTTCCTTCGTACCGAACATACCCTCAGTGTGATAACAGCTTTCATGAGCAACTTTTTTTCTAATTCAGCATAAACTGCATGCAACACCAGAATGTATTAAAGTCTGTCAAGAATTAGGATTGAGCATTGATTTGATCGGCTGAAAGACCTGATTTTTTAACTTCCCATTCATGCCTTTCCTTACTCAACCCAACCAAAATTCAAGAAGAAATAATCAAAGCCTAATGCAACAAGTTATTCAATTGGAATTCACCTTAGACCGAAGCACTTCCTTCTAATTAATAAAAAACGTTATACATCCTAGTAACACGCatgagttgaatttttttttggtgaatATTCATATATGACATAGAAACCTAGTCGAATTTTACACTTTCACATGGTTTCATGATGAACATAAAAAAATGTTAACTTTttcaatcttttagaaaaaattaagtcagagttgaaattgaaatttaCCTGAGGTCTGTATGAAATTGAACTGAAACTAACAATTGAACAATGGCTTCAGAAATAGTAAGCTTGCCGTTTGCCCAAAGCTCCAACTTTTGGAAGAGGTTTAATTCATCCAAAACTGCTTCTTCTTGTGCCAATTTGCAACTGTGACGTCTCCAGTTCAGGTAAATTACTGACAAAAATGAACCAAAATACCTAATTGATCCTACAGAGCGCTCAACAATGGCCGATCAAACTGACAGAGAGAAGGATTTTTTCGTTTTGGATTCAGAGGGTGAAAACAGAGACCCGGAAACCCGGTTGGGTGGGTACAATTGTGACTTTACGCTTTTTgcccaatttatttttcttctcatttgtcttttttttttttcccctCACCAAGTCGAAAGTAGCATTTcattagtttcaaatcaacatAAAAAAAGTATATTGAAGGAAAAGTTAAAAACTGAAGTTCAATTTGTGCAAGAGTCTCAAACTATACAAtgataaaagaagagaaaataataaaatagagaagaatgaaaaaaaatataaagatgaATCTAATATTATATCTGCTTGTTTTTCTCTTGGTTCAATTCTCAAATTAGGGTTTTGGGGTTAAATAAGAGTGGGTAAATGTAACTGATAATAATAATGGGATGAAAAAGTAGAGTCACCAAATTTCAGGGAATTAAAGAGGTTTCAAGAATTTTTAAACGTTTCTTTAAATAAAGATGGGAAAGTGACGATTAAAAATGTTACGAAGTGTAATTAAGAGATAATTAAGagagtgattttttttaaagaaaaataatatacaacacATTAAAGTGGAATAAATAGATTGAAGGTCAAAAGAAACGAGagtggaaaaaaaattgtgttataGGACATAGAAAAAAATGTcacaaaattttaactttttataaaaGAGAAATACACtttcatatattattttaaatattagcTTCAAAATTTGCTTCATGTATATTTCAACAACTAGTTACATGAGGTCGTGCAAGCACGAGCccaatatatgttattttatttgtttaaattttatgtGGTATCGATTAATTTAGGAGagtcaattaaatttttatttgaattttaaatattttaagttattaaatattatgatttatagtgTCTTTATGTAATttacaataatatatatcactCCCCTTGTCTCAATTTATTTGGTACAAGCGAATTTTTGAGAGACaacaaaatttataatattttgtaaaaatattataaagagAGAAAATGGAGTACAAGGGGAAATCAGTCAATTCATCACTGATCTTAAGCTGCTCACATTTTCttctaaaatttttaaatattttaagttgttaattattgtgatttatagtactttttacatattttttcaaTAATACATATTACTACATCTATCCCAAtttccaatttatgtggcatggAAAAAATGTCGAGAGTTAACCAAAATTtcaaactttttaaaatatggCCCAATATATATTACTCCATTTATCTTTATTTGTGTGGCACAAATAGAACTAGGAGAATAACCaattttttatatgatttttaaatattttaaattattaactaTTGTGATCTACAGTATTTTTAACgtcattttcaaataatacaCGACACTCACTCTATCCCAATTTAAGTGGCAAATGTGAAACTTTAAGAGTCAAccaaatttttaatatgttttttttaaatatcttaagttgttaattattgtgatttataatgcTCTTAATTaacgtaattttcaaataatatatgttactccttTTGTCGCAATTTATGTGTCATGTGTAAAATTTCAAGAGATaaccaaatttagtttttaaaaatatttttaaattatcaattattgtgatttatagtactcttaatgtatttttcaaataatacaTGTTATTCcttctgtctcaatttatgtggcacgaATGAAATTTCAAGAGTTaatcaaattattaatatatatttttgttaattattataatttataatataattatttttaatttaatttataaatacatataacatactaaaaagaaaaataagacaatcaaaataaaacattTAATTATATGAGGAGTTTGGGATGATTAAGCTGTAAACTTGACCAAGCTGCTCACATTAGGCTTCTATAATagagtaaaataatatatatgtttaaagtAATAACTTCACTAAAATTGcactattttaaaattttctggCTATACTTTAAATAGCAGTCTTAAAAGATTCTATTTACGCAAATAGTCCCAAAATTTTAAACAAACTACACCACAAGCCCAAACCCGATTTCATCTCCGCTAATGTAATACGACATTTCAATTCACAAATAAAGCAGCAAGATTTTAGTTCTAGGGTTTTGATTGTGGAAGAGTAACTCGTCGGAGAAACAGTAGTAGCAGCAGCCATGGCTAGCACCAAAGTACAGAGGATTATGACCCAGCCTATTGTAAGTATCTTCCTCCTTCACCGCTTCTTCCTATGACCAATTTTATACTGTAAACATTTTTTGCGCtaaatttgttttttgtttttgttttttttacagAATCTGATCTTCAGATTTCTTCAGAGTGTAAGTTTACTATTATACGTCTTTTTTTAAGTGTAATTTCTTCTTATCAGTTTAACGATTACGCATAGGTTTAATTTCCGGCTACTGTTTGAGGTATAATTTATGTGAAAATTATTTTGCAGAAAGCTCGCATTCAGATATGGCTATTCGAACAGAAGGATCTGAGGATTGAAGGACGTATTATTGTATGTTTTTTTAAAGATTCCATTTCTTGTTTTCatgtttataagaaaaaaaggatttatatttttttcttatatgagTTTCCTCTTACCCAATGATTGTGCCACTTACTTCTGGTGCATTCTCTTAGTTGCTTATTAATAGTCCCTTAGAGCATGCAGTAAATTAAGTTATTTCCCGGAGTGAATGCAGCATAGAATTTAGAGGCAATGCCTCCCTCTATTTTTTGTTTGGGTATGGATGGAATtgctctatttattttttatatattgggTAAAGATCCATAGGATTTTGTATGAGCTGATGAATGAGCAGCCCAGGTTAGAATTTTCGACTGTGAGATTTTAAAATGGTTTTGAGATAACAAAGGTGCATAATTTGGACGTATTAAGGATAAATTCCCAACAAAGGTATAAGGCAGTAAAAGAAAATGAGACAACTTGACTAAATCATCTGGCTGTCGGAAAGCTCAGCAAGGAGAAAAGCAGTTTAAGCTCATATCCCTTTAACTATCAACTTATTATCTTTTATAAGTCATGTAGCCTTTATTTTTTGTGAATTGCAATAGAAATAGTACCAAGAGATAGCTTCATTGTTGTCATGAAAACTTCCATTTCATGTAGCAAGCTCGTAAGTCGTAGTTGACATATAGGTAGTGGACTTTAGATTATGGCTCACAGTTAATTCCTATTGCTGAGCGCACAGGCCTATCTAGTTAGCCATACCAAATAAATGTTGTACTCTTATGTAAAGTTTAGTCTTAATGAGCACGTTAATTTTAGTTTGTTGTGTCAATGCTTGCATATACTTGCATTTGGGATAGACTGGACTGCTCAGAGTTCTAAAGAGGAACTTTAATTCTCTAAAGCAACATTTTAATGAAATATCCATATTGTATAGCCTTGTGTTAGAAGAGCTCTGACCTTTTCAATTGTAGTCATGTTATGGTAGTATGGGTCAAAGGATTGAGAAAGTGTATTCTTTCTTAGAACCTCTTAGGACTATTATTTGATCATTGATTCCTTAGTCAAATCTACACTATGGGGATTATTGAGAAATCATCTGTTTCCACGCGAAACTTTTACATTGTTTTGAGCATTTGTTGGCCTTCAAATTTCATTACCTATTTTTCTGGTTATTGCACCATACACTTCAAAGTCTACAATTTTTCATCCATAGATGCAAAACATAGTGCTCTCCTTTATTGATACTTGGCATCTTCGGACTTCGATAGTCTTGCATATAATCATAGCCATATATTCCTCATGCGTATATATTCTTTCCGATTCCTTTTACTACTGTTTCCTTGGAACATCAAATTAACTCTAAAAGAAAACTGCTAATGCGAAGATGTAACTAGAAAAGTTACTGTATGAACATCAGAGAACTTGGATATTGATCTATTTTGCTACCTATGTAGTTTGGATTTCCCAAACTTTGGTTCTTGGTTAGGTGATGTGGATTACATATTGTTGTCAAGATTTCACAGGGGCTTGGGAAGCTATAGATTTTAGGAAGTAGCTTCATTATCGACTTGTCAGACATCAGATGACTGAATAAGCTTTAGCACTACTTCATTTGGTGTTAACATATTCATTATTGTACCCTTCTTATTATGTAGGTCTTTTAAAATCTGTATCTAGCATTGCATGAATTAGTTTTTGATGAAGGTTGATTGCACATGTTCTCTGCCAGCAgattaaaaaatgatttctgATGGATGCCCTTGAATTAAAGCTTTTGCATGACACGGCTACTATGTGCTTTTTTCGCTAGAGTTGTACGTCAGtgcacttgggagaatgcagaagTATTATTATTGCCGCAAACTTTTTGTGTGGCCTCTAGATTTTTTCTTGGTTTTTGGATTTAGGTTATATTTCAGCTCACTTTTAGTTGTTGAACGGGAGAtaatttgtttttgttgtttagGGTTTTGATGAGTACATGAATTTGGTTCTAGATGATGCTGAGGAAGTCAATGTGAAGAAGAATAGCAGAAAGCAGTTAGGTGTGTAACAAATAACTTTCAACCCAAAGCCTAACCTTTTTTCCCTTAGAATTACAAGGAAAAATCATATTCTCTACACCTTATGTCCCTAAAATGTCTTTGTTTCCTCTGCAGGGAGGATTCTTCTGAAAGGAGATAATATCACATTGATGATGAATACGTATGTTATTGACTCATTGTTATACCTCTTCTCCTGATGCTTTTGAAAACATAGTTAATAACTCCTAACAAATATCTTATCACCGCCATTAGGAAATCTCTCCcttttctttctcctttttggGAAGGCAATGTTAATCACACActcattttatttgtttaatttatttagGGGGAAATGATTTCTTGTCAGCTGGATCACGGAAGAAGTTCAAATTTTTCTGGCAAAAATCAACTATGGGAACATGTCTTTGTGGACAAGGAGCAGGATGTTAGACTCACATCATTGTGTTTGAACTTCCATTTATGTTTTGCTATATGTATATTCAGCATGGTGTCCTTGAATCTAATACTGCATTGATGTCATGgctctgacctctttttatacAGTGAAGAGTAGCCTTTTGACCGTTTCTCTATTGTTGGTAGTATAGTAGTCACAATTATATTACAGGCAAAGAAGTGTGTTAGCTAAGAATTTAAGTATTGGTATATGGATTTTGCATGGCTAATTTGCTTAGGGTGGAGACTAGACGTTCATTGACTCTGTGCTTCCGGCTCACGACTGAGTTTATGTGCTTCATTCTTGACGTTCTCGCTAAAATTTCATCAGTAAATCTTGGAGAGAAGTTTCTTGTTTCTCAGCAAACGCTCATGAGAGATCAATAATTCATGTATGTACAAGAAGGGCATGAGAAACAACACAAGTCTTTCTTTTGGGGGGACACATCAGGGTGAGATTATTTTTCGTAATCCTTGTAAAATGAGACAAGATTATGATGTGATTTTTCACGTTTTGAATTTGAGTTCCGTGAAATGtgacattaaaataaatattgacgAGAAAAGATAACCCCTCCAAGGGATAAATTAGATATGGAAAAGACAATCATTGAATTGCCCATTCGAACCTCTCCAGCTGTGTCTGGCTGCTTTAAATACTACGTACGTCCTTAGAGGGTACCATTGTCGAGAAAAAGCGGTGGTGCCCTTTTGGAAATATTCAAGTTAGCTAAAAAGGAATATCAAAGTTTAAACTTAAAAGATTTGTAAAAGTTATTGCTTTGGGACAACAATTttacttgatttttttcttttgagaaagTTAATATTTTGTGTAAATACTAGCCTTCCTAAATGAGTTTTCAAATCATTATTTAATTACTaataaattcttatgactaaatcagtatatatttataaatagttAGCGTGCTTTTAGAAAATATTCAGTTGAATTAAACATTAAAAAGAGCAATTAGAAATTAAAAGTTATACTAATAAACATGAAGTTAACTTGGGGAAATTGTTGTTTCTCTTGATACTTGACAAATAAATTTTCTAATAAATTGAAATACTGGTGATAAAACTAATACTATTTATTGTAAATACTAGGGGCAAATTTTGAGCATTTGTAAGGAGTAACTATTTATAACCAAACAGTGTGTATATATTAGTGCCAAAAAAATCCTAGTTGGCATATGTAAAAGGGAAGAGAGCTTAAAAGACAACACAGTGCTGCTACTCTTAAAGGCAGCTGCTGGGCACAAAATTGTTCTTTTCAGTGATCAACAATTTTCACTACGGTATGCTTCctctattttcttcttcaactttttTGTTAATTACATAGCGAGTGAGGGAAGTGGTATCGGTGGAGGAAAATCGAACTCTCACTAATAAAATTAGTTGAAAGTTCGGATAGTCAACCAACCGGAGCTACTAAAATCCCATTTTTCAACCATAAGTTTTTTCAACTTTGTTGTGTTTCCAACTTTATT
This Solanum dulcamara chromosome 8, daSolDulc1.2, whole genome shotgun sequence DNA region includes the following protein-coding sequences:
- the LOC129901310 gene encoding uncharacterized protein LOC129901310; translated protein: MASTKVQRIMTQPINLIFRFLQSKARIQIWLFEQKDLRIEGRIIGFDEYMNLVLDDAEEVNVKKNSRKQLGRILLKGDNITLMMNTGK